The Caldicellulosiruptor acetigenus DNA window TATTCCAGTTGCATGTGAGGTTGACATATACGGGGCACTGAGCGAATATATAGTGACACTTGCGACACAGCTTCCCGCAACAATCCTTGATATAAACAACACCGTACCAAAAGATATGTACGAGGCAAACAAGGACAAGTTCAAAGATTACAAGCTAACAGACCTTTTCATGGGATTCCACTGCGGAAATACTCCAATCTGCCACATGAAATATGCAGAGATGAGATACCAGCTTATCATGCACAGACTTTTAGAACCTGACAAAGAACCAGACATTACACGCGGAACACTTGAAGGTGCAATAAAACCCGGTGAAATAACAATATTCAGGCTTCAGTCAACAGCTGATTGCCAGCTCAGGTCATATGTTGCACAGGGTGAGGTAATTGATGTTGACCCACGTTCGTTTGGCGGAATTGGTGTGTTTGCAATAAAAGAAATGGGAAGATTCTACAGATACGTTCTGATTCAAAAGAGGTTCCCGCACCACACAGCAGTCGCATTCAAACATGTCGGAAAAGTTCTATTTGACGCAATGAAAATGCTTGGTGTTGATGACATATCGTTCAACCAACCAGCAAATATGCTCTACAAGGACGAAAACCCGTTTAAATAATGTGGATATAAAAAGGGCTGCAGCCAGTTTTATATAACCTACCTGCAAGCTGCAGCCTCTCTTGTTTTTATATCCTACTTTTCAAAACCTTATCCTCATACTCCTTTACTTTTTCAAGCCAGCTGCTTCCAACAGGGACGTTACTTTCATAGCAGAACTTGTTCCACACAGCACCAAATGGCAAAGTCTTAAACTCTTCCAAAAGCGCAAGCCGTTTTCCAAAATCCCCTTCATTTTCAGCTTCATTTAAAAGATGTGTAGGTTCAAGCAAAGCGTACAGAATTGATTTTAAAGCAGCTCTTGCGCCTGTCACCCAAGCAGTGATTCTGTTTATGCTTGCATCAAAAAAGTCCAATGCAAAAAACACTCTGTCAAAAGCATCTGCTCTTTTTACTTCCTGCGAAACAGACAATACCTCATCGTTTAGCACAACAACATGGTCGCTATCCCACCTCATACCACGGCTCAAATGCAAAAGCACCTTCTTTGAAAATGCTAAAACTGACGAAATCTTGTCAGCCACACTTTCTGTCGGGTGGAAATGTCCAAGGTCAAAACATATTGCTATATCGTGCTTGCTTGTAAAAACATAGCCCATGTAAAACTCATGAGAACCAACAACAAATGCCTCAGACCCAATTCCGAAAAGCTTGCTCTCAACAGAATCAACAAGATAGGTTTTGTCAACCGACGCAGCAAATATCTCATCTAAAGATTCTTTCAAAATCTTCCTGTGCTCATACCTCTTTGCTGTAAAGTCTTTTGACCCATCAGGAATCCAAATGTTGTTTATACAGGTCTTTTTTAGCTCTTTCCCTATTTGGGATGCAATTTCTCTTGACTTTATGCCATGCTTTACCCAGAACTTTCTGACACCTTCATCAGTGCTTGAGAGTGTGTATCCAGACTGTGCCTTTGGATGGGCAAAAAATGTGGGGTTAAAGTCAAGTCCTATATCCTTTTCTTTTGCCCACTTGAGCCACTTTTCAAAGTGGTCAATTGAAAGCTCATCCCTGTCAACCTTTTTCCCATCTGTCTCAGCATATATAGCGTGAAGATTTACCCTGTGCTTGCCAGGAATGAGGCTCATAGCAAACTCTAAATCAGACCTGAGTTCATCGCCGTTTCTTGCTCTTCCAAAATAGTTTCCTGTTGCTAAAATTCCGCCACCGCCCATGCCTTTTGTTGCTTCTTCAAACCCTGTGACATCATCGCCCTGCCAGCAGTGAAGCGAAATACTAATCCTCTTCATCTTGTTTAAAACTTCATCTGTGTCAACACCAAAGTCTTTGTAAACCTCTTTCGCCCTTTCATAATCGGCAAGAATTTTTTCGTAATCCAAGCTCATAAAAAACCTTCCCTCCCTTTTCCCTCAATATAAAATCTTAACGCCACATTCTTGAGCAGCCTTTTCAATATCTTCAGGAAGTTGTTTTTCGCAAATCCATATGTCAATCTCCTCAAGCCTTGCGTACGAAAACGGCATGTTTTTGCCCACTTTTGAAGTGTCCATAAGCATAACCACTTTCTGACTCCGGTCGATTATCCTTCTCTTGAGCTCACCTTCATATGCATTTGAAACACTAAATCCTGTTTCAAGACAAAAACCTGATGCGCTCATAAAAGCAATGTCAATGTTCATTTTGTCAAGAGAAAATATAGCATTTGGACCAGACACTGATAAGGTGTTGCTGTTAACAATTCCCCCAAGCATCACAACAAAGACATTTTTCTTTTTCACAAGTTCAAGTGCAATGTTAAGCCCGCTTGTGATGATTGTGAAATTGTCACTATCGAGGATTTTGGCAAGACACATGATGGTGGAACCTGCGTCAAAATATATTGACCTGTTCTTTTCAACAAGTCCCTTTGCAATATTTGCAATCCTCATCTTTGCTTCAATATTTTCCTGGGCACGCTTTGAATACTCGTCTTCCTGGCCAGTTAGTTGCCACAACTTTTTTGTGCTGACAGCACCACCATGTGTCCGAATGAGGTGCCCCTCCTTTTCAAGCGCAATCAAATCGCGCCGCAGCGTCATGGTCGATATGTCCGGAAAAAACTCTTTGAGTTTTTGAAGTTGAATTTCCCCTTTTTGTTCTAATATCTCCAGGATTTTTTGTCTTCTGAAATCATTCACAACACCACATCCCGAAAATTCATCTTGGGTTTAAAAGTATTATATACCAAGTCTATTTGTCCTTAAAATCTCATTTGTTGTGAAGTTGTTCTTTGGCACATGACCTTTGAGCGGCATAATCCTCTCATGGATTGCGTCAATAATCCAGTCAGCTTGCGGGAAGAAATAGTTTTCAAATTCGTATGCAGGGACAATCCAGTTTTTAGAACCAACTACAACAGGTGGTGCGTCCAGATAGTCAAATGCGAGGTCGGCAATTGTGGCTGCCATGTCTTTCAAAATTGAGCCCCTTGCACATGCGTCAGATGCCAGCACAATCTTTCCTGTCT harbors:
- a CDS encoding L-rhamnose isomerase, giving the protein MSLDYEKILADYERAKEVYKDFGVDTDEVLNKMKRISISLHCWQGDDVTGFEEATKGMGGGGILATGNYFGRARNGDELRSDLEFAMSLIPGKHRVNLHAIYAETDGKKVDRDELSIDHFEKWLKWAKEKDIGLDFNPTFFAHPKAQSGYTLSSTDEGVRKFWVKHGIKSREIASQIGKELKKTCINNIWIPDGSKDFTAKRYEHRKILKESLDEIFAASVDKTYLVDSVESKLFGIGSEAFVVGSHEFYMGYVFTSKHDIAICFDLGHFHPTESVADKISSVLAFSKKVLLHLSRGMRWDSDHVVVLNDEVLSVSQEVKRADAFDRVFFALDFFDASINRITAWVTGARAALKSILYALLEPTHLLNEAENEGDFGKRLALLEEFKTLPFGAVWNKFCYESNVPVGSSWLEKVKEYEDKVLKSRI
- a CDS encoding DeoR/GlpR family DNA-binding transcription regulator, with the translated sequence MNDFRRQKILEILEQKGEIQLQKLKEFFPDISTMTLRRDLIALEKEGHLIRTHGGAVSTKKLWQLTGQEDEYSKRAQENIEAKMRIANIAKGLVEKNRSIYFDAGSTIMCLAKILDSDNFTIITSGLNIALELVKKKNVFVVMLGGIVNSNTLSVSGPNAIFSLDKMNIDIAFMSASGFCLETGFSVSNAYEGELKRRIIDRSQKVVMLMDTSKVGKNMPFSYARLEEIDIWICEKQLPEDIEKAAQECGVKILY